The Argentina anserina chromosome 3, drPotAnse1.1, whole genome shotgun sequence genome includes a region encoding these proteins:
- the LOC126787860 gene encoding nudix hydrolase 10-like isoform X1, which translates to MSFPVNLSEPASENGTVHVDILLAANDDHGGVIVDVKDVMEPQAFLTLLRASIAQWRQQGKKGVWIKLPIELVNLVETVVKEGFRYHHAEPHYLMLVYWIPQTTDTIPANASHRVGVGAIILNDKSEILVVQEKSGRLKGTGVWKIPTGIVDEGEDITVAVVREVKEETGIDAEFQEVLAFRQAHKTFFEKSDLFFVCMLRPLSFDIQLQDLEIEAAKWISLEEFAAQPVTQKHGLFKCIHELCLAKVKGNYAGFSPLSIESFFDKQLSYFYSNRQNMQRLTSSVQS; encoded by the exons ATGTCGTTTCCGGTAAATTTATCGGAGCCGGCCAGTGAAAATGGAACCGTGCATGTTGATATACTTCTTGCTGCGAATGATGACCATGGAGGTGTTATTGTGGATGTGAAGGACGTTATGGAGCCACAGGCTTTTCTTACTCTGCTAAGAGCCTCAATCGCACAGTGGAGGCAACAG GGAAAGAAGGGAGTTTGGATAAAGTTGCCCATTGAACTTGTAAATCTTGTTGAAACGGTAGTGAAG GAAGGGTTTCGCTACCACCATGCCGAGCCACATTACCTCATGCTTGTCTATTGGATTCCTCAAACCACTGATACTATACCTGCAAATGCTTCACACCGAGTTGGTGTTGGTGCTATTATTTTAAATGATAAAAGCGAG ATTCTTGTAGTCCAGGAAAAGAGTGGCAGATTAAAAGGAACAGGTGTGTGGAAAATCCCTACTGGAATAGTTGATGAG GGGGAGGATATTACTGTGGCAGTTGTAAGAGAAGTCAAAGAAGAAACAGGA ATTGATGCAGAGTTTCAAGAGGTATTAGCATTCAG gcaAGCACACAAAACATTTTTTGAGAAGTCGGATCTATTTTTTGTGTGCATGTTGCGTCCTCTATCATTTGACATCCAATTGCAAGACCTGGAGATTGAGGCAGCCAAG TGGATATCACTCGAGGAATTCGCAGCTCAACCTGTCACCCAGAAACATGGGCTGTTCAAGTGTATCCATGAGCTTTGCTTGGCAAAAGTAAAGGGGAACTATGCTGGATTTTCTCCACTGTCTATAGAATCATTTTTTGACAAACAGTTGAGTTACTTTTATTCAAATAGGCAGAATATGCAGAGGCTAACTTCTTCAGTTCAGTCCTAG
- the LOC126787860 gene encoding nudix hydrolase 10-like isoform X2, which translates to MSFPVNLSEPASENGTVHVDILLAANDDHGGVIVDVKDVMEPQAFLTLLRASIAQWRQQGKKGVWIKLPIELVNLVETVVKEGFRYHHAEPHYLMLVYWIPQTTDTIPANASHRVGVGAIILNDKSEGEDITVAVVREVKEETGIDAEFQEVLAFRQAHKTFFEKSDLFFVCMLRPLSFDIQLQDLEIEAAKWISLEEFAAQPVTQKHGLFKCIHELCLAKVKGNYAGFSPLSIESFFDKQLSYFYSNRQNMQRLTSSVQS; encoded by the exons ATGTCGTTTCCGGTAAATTTATCGGAGCCGGCCAGTGAAAATGGAACCGTGCATGTTGATATACTTCTTGCTGCGAATGATGACCATGGAGGTGTTATTGTGGATGTGAAGGACGTTATGGAGCCACAGGCTTTTCTTACTCTGCTAAGAGCCTCAATCGCACAGTGGAGGCAACAG GGAAAGAAGGGAGTTTGGATAAAGTTGCCCATTGAACTTGTAAATCTTGTTGAAACGGTAGTGAAG GAAGGGTTTCGCTACCACCATGCCGAGCCACATTACCTCATGCTTGTCTATTGGATTCCTCAAACCACTGATACTATACCTGCAAATGCTTCACACCGAGTTGGTGTTGGTGCTATTATTTTAAATGATAAAAGCGAG GGGGAGGATATTACTGTGGCAGTTGTAAGAGAAGTCAAAGAAGAAACAGGA ATTGATGCAGAGTTTCAAGAGGTATTAGCATTCAG gcaAGCACACAAAACATTTTTTGAGAAGTCGGATCTATTTTTTGTGTGCATGTTGCGTCCTCTATCATTTGACATCCAATTGCAAGACCTGGAGATTGAGGCAGCCAAG TGGATATCACTCGAGGAATTCGCAGCTCAACCTGTCACCCAGAAACATGGGCTGTTCAAGTGTATCCATGAGCTTTGCTTGGCAAAAGTAAAGGGGAACTATGCTGGATTTTCTCCACTGTCTATAGAATCATTTTTTGACAAACAGTTGAGTTACTTTTATTCAAATAGGCAGAATATGCAGAGGCTAACTTCTTCAGTTCAGTCCTAG